One genomic window of Chelonia mydas isolate rCheMyd1 chromosome 27, rCheMyd1.pri.v2, whole genome shotgun sequence includes the following:
- the HOXB1 gene encoding homeobox protein Hox-B1 → MDNTRMNSFLEYAICNRGTSAYSPKGYHHLEQGTTSFPACSGTPTSDSYNGDGRFVVAGSATVPSHPAQPNPSYHHPHPSGLGLPFSGSASAGYPPQACNPSYGHHQLYLSHQETDGVYFQSPGYSAPAGSNLGSGSDGYCPSGSGQYQHHPYGQEAQGYLQGAYSHLSSAVTEDKDHACPSELCPTASLTQTFDWMKVKRNPPKTAKVSEYGLVGPPNAIRTNFTTKQLTELEKEFHFNKYLTRARRVEIAATLELNETQVKIWFQNRRMKQKKREKEGLAPAPAPRVAKEVSEASDQSNFTSPEASPNSVSS, encoded by the exons ATGGACAATACTAGGATGAACTCCTTCTTAGAGTATGCAATTTGTAACCGTGGGACGAGCGCCTACTCACCCAAGGGCTACCATCATTTAGAGCAAGGGACAACCTCCTTTCCCGCTTGCTCAGGTACACCCACCAGTGACAGTTATAACGGAGACGGACGCTTTGTAGTAGCAGGGAGCGCTACCGTGCCCAGCCACCCTGCCCAGCCGAACCCCAGCTACCATCACCCCCACCCTTCAGGGCTTGGCCTCCCCTTCTCGGGCTCTGCATCAGCAGGGTACCCGCCCCAAGCCTGCAACCCCAGCTACGGGCATCACCAGCTCTACCTCAGCCATCAGGAAACGGATGGCGTGTATTTCCAGTCACCAGGGTACTCTGCCCCCGCTGGATCTAACCTCGGTTCTGGGTCAGACGGCTACTGCCCCTCAGGCTCTGGACAGTACCAACACCACCCCTATGGCCAGGAGGCGCAAGGCTACTTGCAGGGGGCTTACAGCCACCTTTCGTCCGCTGTAACCGAGGACAAAGATCACGCCTGCCCATCTGAGCTATGCCCCACCGCCAGCCTCACACAGACCTTCGACTGGATGAAAGTGAAGAGGAACCCTCCCAAAACAG CTAAAGTGTCGGAATATGGACTGGTCGGGCCGCCAAATGCCATCCGGACCAACTTCACCACCAAGCAGCTGACGGAGCTGGAGAAGGAGTTTCACTTTAATAAGTACCTCACCCGGGCCAGGCGAGTGGAGATCGCCGCCACCTTGGAACTCAACGAAACCCAGGTGAAGATCTGGTTCCAGAACCGGAGGATGAAGCAGAAAAAGCGGGAGAAGGAAGGCCTcgcccccgctcctgcccccaggGTGGCCAAGGAAGTGAGCGAAGCCTCGGACCAGTCCAATTTCACCTCACCTGAGGCCTCTCCCAACTCCGTTTCCTCCTGA